The nucleotide sequence cagacccacttcctcagatcaaatagtttgatctgaggaagtgggtctggcccacaaaagctcatcatctaataaaccatcttgttagtctttaaagtgctacatagtcctgtattttgcttcagctacaccagactaacacggctacatttctattaatcATCACAGAAGTTCTACCAATGCCAAAGGATCAGACACATTACCCACCTAATTAATGAATACTTCAGATATTACCCGAATACATGCTTACAGCCAATTCTTATTAATTAAActaatatttattaaaaaaagaatagaGACAGAGAGAGTGTTGGTTAAAAGATCAGAATGCCACAGATGTGAGTAGAGTTCTGAGCTCAGACTCATAAAAAAGATCAGGGCTACCtatgggggggaaaggaggcagttgcccccagACCCAAGTGATTGGCAGCAGTAGTAGTCAGAGCCCTGTAAAAGCACTGTAAAAGAAATGCAATGTTCATAGGAAAGGATGGGGGGCGTGGAAGAAGGACAGTGAGGCTGGCTGGTAACATGCCATAAACTGGCTCCCACTTCCCAGAAAAGCCTTCTTAGAAGCAGGTACAAGGCAATGAACCATAGGGAGAAACCCAGAAATAGCTTTTCTTCTaacaacagattttaaaaaacggATCCTTTTATTAATAACCGCGTGGTTTAGCAGGAAATCAGCCACCCAGCATTCTGATTGGCTGGCACATTCTATCAGCCACACTACAAGTTGAGACCAGAGAACAGGCCCCCATCAGGACTGACTGGAAATGGTCGGATCTCAATTCAGTAAGTTTCTGTTTATTTCCTGGACACACTAACCAGGGCTGGAAGAATGCTAACCAGTCCCACCGTACATGCAAATGAGTGAGTCATGATAATTCGCCTCCAATGAGTCAGTTATTTTTTCTAGATCTCTAACGTAATTTGAAAGGCAAAACCATTATGATGCTTTAATTCTTCACTGTACTGTCGAGAATTTCCCTGGTTGCTACATTTTGGTTGGAGGAGCCCTGACAATCTCTGTTTCAAATGTGAGGTGCCTCCAAACGACCAGGGATTACAAACACAGGAGTTATTGTTTGGGTTAAAAAAAGGCctacatagattcatggaggatagggccatcagtggctactagccaggctgggcagggatggtggccctagcctctgtttgtcagaagctgggaatgggtggcagggggtGGATTCTGTGCTCCAGTGCGCTGGCAGCCTTCCCAGCTGCGCATTTTATAAGCGTATTCCCACTCCGTTATCAAAGTCAGGAATGTAAATATTGACTAGTCCCGCACCCAGGACTGGCCTCTGCCTAGAGGGATGCCTTGAAATGCCAGACACGCACCAAGCAGGATGCAGCTGAGACTCAATTCTGGAAGTTCCCTCCCTTGCTCAAAAGGCAGTATGCTGGGTCCCCACCTGACTCTTCAGCATGTGCATGCGTGAGGGTCAGTCTGTTAGAAGGCACGCTCTCTCAGCAGGGGAGGTTGATCTCAGTATGCCAAGGGGATAGGCGGTGCAGGGGGAATAGGTATGCTAGGGTCTGAGGGGGTGGCTTTTGCCACACCCCACCGCAGAAAAGCCATAGAGAGTgatcctccaagcaggctagagtggtACAgagaaagcagccaatcaggggacagccctataaaaggagctgacGTGCCAGACAGCAGTCAGTGCCTCTGGAGACCTCAAGGTGTGTAGCCCGGGAGACTGgctgagagagcagcagcagcagcactgcagagagcTCAGTGTGAAGAGCTATTGGAGACCGAGGCGCTATGATGGGACTTtgagataaagccctgaggtCAAGGCAAAGATTCTGTGTCCAGGAGAAGAAGCCCTGGCGGCACTACGCTCTCTCAGAGTGGGGAATGGACTCAAAGGGACATGACAGAGGGCACTGAGATGGGTCCCTATTAAAGGTGTATCCCAGAAGGGGTTTGTGCGTAATCAATTCACACGGAGTGCGTGACTTGGCCAGGGGGGCTGAGTTGCCGAAGAGGCAGCTGGCACAGAGAGGGTGCAGGCTCGCACGCTTGGTCAGAGAGGGCGCTCGCAAGAGGCGAGTGTTGCCCCATCACATAGAGACACGGGGTCATGGGGATCTCTTCATAAGGGGCTGAATTATTTCATTTAGGATCCTGTGAAGCCAAGGCTGGGCCTGCCCGAGGCATATGAGACCAGCAGAAACGGCTGCGCTTTTGGGCGCCTTTCTGGCATTGCTTGTGAACGGCAAAAAAAGACCTCCAGTAATCTCCCAAATTTCAACACAGCTAACCCAAGTGCCACTCAGTGCGCATTACCCAACCGCCCATGGCTTGGCTTAGTCACTCCCCAGATCAgaataaatgaaacaaaataacCTGTAAGATTAGAAACTGCCTCACCCTTTCGAGCAGCGCAGGCCTGGATCTGAGATTTTAGGGGTTATTCCTGGTATATCAACTTCCTGCTTGTCACCACACCTACTGACACCGCTTGAGTCTGCAGCTTGCCGGTGATATGAACGAGAGCAAGCGCCGGGGAAAGAAATTGTAAAGCCCTGGCCTGCGACACACTTCTCTCTGTTTGAATGAGGCTGTTGTATGGCGACTGACTGACTTACTCCATATGCTGAAGCTGTATTTCTTCTTCATCTCTTTGGTGGGGGGGGTGAGGGCAGGTAagaaatgtaacttttttttttactttctcaaCAAACGGGACATGTTTTTCAGATGTCATCGTAGCATGAACCTATTCAGCCTTTAGCTTAGAAATGCTGATTTGAATTGTTTCCATTTGGGAGTAAAATCTACTGGTTAGATGAACAAGATTGTTTTAAAGTGGGTATAAATATAAAAACAGAATGAGTAATGGTATGTTAGCTCCACTTTGTATAAACATCTCTTGGGTAAGCACAATAATTAGCTGTTACAATTGTTAATTGTGGTGATCTTTTTGCAGCAATAACTTGTAGAATAAATAAGGTTTTCAAAGTCTATGAATTTTATAAGTGTATAATTTGGCATTTATTACTACAAACCAGTCCTTTCATGCAGCTCAAGAACAAACCTCTATAACCCTAAGGAAACTACTCCCAGGGCATCTTATTAACAAACAGCTGAAGGCTGCAATCAGCTTGTAATTTTGCACCTCAGTTCTGGCAGGAAAAACACCTGCATTTTGTGAgcttaaaaagaaagaaatattttgATAAATACTCAGGGATATTTCAGCAATCTCAAGGCTTCCCAGGAGCCCGAGGTCTTTTGCATGATGTGTTTGATAAATACACGCTAGAAGTTATAATCTGACACACCTTCCCTCACAATATCTCTTAAAGCTTTTTACCGTATCCCTggttttacagaaggggaaactaaggcacgggGAGAGAAATGACCTGCCCAAGGTCAGCAGAAGAGCTGGAAATTGAATCTAGGTCTCATGAGTCCTAGTCTGGGTCCCGACCCACTAGGCTATACAGCCTCCTACTAAGTTAATATGTGGATGCTGTAGGATAATAGAAAATGGTATGTCTAATGTATGCTATAAAAACGCCAACACTAAACACAGTATTATGGCCTTAGGATTTGTCTACGCAATTAATTTGTTTGCAGCAAGCTGGGGTGTGACTGCCCAGCACTATGTTGTTGCAGACTGCTGTCTTGCTGACACACATTTGCCGTTTGTTAATGTGCTTCGATCTAGTCCCCTTCCAAAGAGAGCTAGATCGACGTACAGTAACAAACTGTTGATGTGTGTCGGAAAGGGCTGTCCACGGGCAGGGTTGGGTGGGGTAGATAAACCCACCGGCTTGCTGTGATTTAAATGTGTGCGCACATAAGCCCTTAAGGAGAGATTAGGGGACCGCAGAAATTCCCTTTGGACGCACAGAGGTTTTTTGTGTGCCAGCGCGCAGCATTGAAACCAAACGGCCGCCCCTCTTGGCTGTACCTGTGCGTGTGAAAAGAGATCCCTGGGGAGGTTTAAAAACGTAATTACCCTTCCTCAAGAATGTGGATGTGGGCACGGTCAGAGCATGTCTCAGCCTGGGTTTTTGGCATTGTACATACAGTTAAATCCTGAGGAGCTATAAACTACGTTGGCGAAATGGTATTGTAACTTGCAAAGCCATGTCCAAAGCAAGCAGGTTAAGGGCTCCCTGGATCTGTCAGCGTTTACAGCAAAATAGTTGTCACTCGCTGGCTCTCCGCTGTCACCTTTCCTCACGTGGTTCAGTCTCGAGTGCAGAGCAGCCTTCCCACGACGGTCCCGAAAGGCTCCGCAAGCCTGCAGCATTAATCTGACGGTACGGCGCACGGGGGCACAATTCTAGCAGTCGTGGAATGGCTACTTGCGAGGCTTTCCCTGTGCCTGGAGGAGCACGCAGGATCTGATCTGTAACAGACGCCAGCTGGCCCGGAGGCTGATGCAGCTTCGATTGAGGGCTGGTGACTGCGGTGCGTGGCACAGTGCTTGCCTGAGCAAGTCTGAGCGCTGGCTCCGGGTGGGGGCGAATCAAGTTAAGCAATAGGCGTAGTGCTCTGCGCTGGCAGCCACTCGCAGGCCCAgcgcctgtctgatcccttcccGCTGTGGGGAGGATGATGGTAACAATAAGAAATAAAACTGTATGTATTTGTATTGGGGTAGCAGCTGGAGGCACGACCGATGCCCCTTTGTGTTAGGCACTATCCTGAGAAGCGTGACTCCCCCCCAAGAGCTCAcggcagtggtgggcagcctgcggcCCACCAGGGCAAGCTGCTAGCCGGCCaccagacattttgctgacattgaccaTCCAGAGGcctggcctcctgcagctcccagtggctgcggtTCACCGTTCCCCGacgatgggagctgtggggagcagcaggccaCCCTGGCAGATATGAATTTGAGGGGCTAATGCGGGCGTCTCGGGGGAAGGAGTCATTGGCAAAGCTTCCCAAGTGGTGCAGGGCCCGAGAAGACTCACGTGGTAGCAGGGCCGGCccccaacattttggcacctgcggcagggagctcaaatgacgcccccatgccccctcgcttgggccaaaactttgaaaggtctcgattctctgggtcctaggggcgcccccccccccagtctggcacctgaggcggccgcctcagttggcctcatggtaaggccggccctgcatgGTAGATTCTGATCTCGCTTCTTCTTCCTGGGAACTGAATTTCATAACTGAACAGTCTTACTTGTCTAGCTGCCTCGTAAGGATCCTGCCAACAGGATCCGCTGTTAGACTCCGCTGACAGTATCAGCAACAGGACTCAGGCTCCCCAAAGGGATGTACTCAGCCACGCCCCTCAGTTACAACCTTGTTCGCTCTGAGGTGCCGCCTGTAGATTTTTCACTAGCAAATAAACCCAGGTGCCAAAGGCGTTCCCTCGAGGCTCACCGCCATAGTCCAAAGGGGAAGAATTCCTTAGGGCCTGTGGGACCTCCCTTAGGAGCAGTAAGTGTGGTGGAAGTGATTGGTCAGATCCGATGAAGCACTTCAGCGTTTCTGGTAGGGTTTTGTTAAGTCTCTCTACGAGGCCGCCTGTCTGGGAATGGTACTTTGGATTTGCTCTTCAAAAGAGCGCACAACTCTCACACCAATTGCAAGCTGGTCCCTGGGTAGGCTGGTCTCCCTGGGCAATTATGGTTGCGTTTGCTGTGTGAAGGGGAAGAGCCTCCAAATACCACGACACACAATCAAGAGCTGCCAAGATGTACAGGTACCTGGAGACGCTCTTCTCTAGGGCTTGTCTCCATCCCTAGTCACTCAAAGAGTGTCTTGATCAGCGGGAAAGGGACCGGGGAGCCTCTGGAGTACAGCTGccatgtggggcaggaggagcagcgtTTCCTCCCTTCCTGGTGTGGGCCAGGGACGTCACGTGTGAGTTGCCTCTCTGGTTGGCTACATTGGTAGCTGTGTTCTCGTTTCCCCAGCCTGCTAGTctcgcacccctcccctcccaaaggTGGTTGCAAATGCCTCCGGGTCATCACTCACTAATTAGGGCTGTGCCCACTCGTGCCTCCCCTGAATTTGGCCCACAGTCTCCCTAGCAGCAGGTCCAGACCTGAGCAAGGAAGCCGTTAATATGGCTGTCAGACAGAGGTGCTGAGTGTGCTTACCGGCTGGCGTGTCCTTGTAATGACATGCAAGGCGCACGGCTTGTGAGGGCTCTGACTTGTCCATCCTAGATGGGGAGGCATTCAGGTGCCACAGTGGGGATGGGCACAGTGCAGAGGACATAGAAGAACGGccccactgggtcagaccaatggtccagctggCCCAGTGTTCTGTCTCCCAACTATGGCCAACGCCAGGCGCTTCAGAGGGAGGGACCAGAGCGGGACCACACACAGAGCTAGAGGCAGTGGAAAGGTGCTGGCCAGATGTGTGACATGCAGGTGCAGGCTGAGACTTTCATCCTAATGCTGCAGATACAGCTGAGTTCCCTGGATGCCCCAGTAGATGCtgaggggaaaaggagggaaaCGCGTGACCCGAAGGGAGGGAATTCATGGTGAAAATCCTTCAGTCTTGCTTGGGCTGATGAGGAAAAAAGCAGAGAGATGTTTAATGCCGCTAATGTGACTAATAACGACCTGCCATCCCCCGTTTTCAGGCGCGGAAGAAGCATGCCCGGCATTTACAGGTCTGGGCAtaagcagcgctttgattggcaCAGACTTGAGAGTGAAGCTAATGCTGTACACGAGACAAAACCAGGACTGCGCTGAAACGCTCACGTCAACCGGCTCCAAGTATCTGAACGTGACCAAGAAAACCATCCTCATTGTGCATGGCTACCGACCCACAGGCTCTCCCCCCGTCTGGATACAAGAAACAGTGCAGCTTTTGCTCTCTGCGGAAGACATCAACATCATCATTGTGGACTGGAACCGCGGGGCTACCACTCTGCTCTATCACAGGGCTTCTAGCAACACTAAGAAAGTGGCTGAATTCTTGAAGACAGTTATAGACCAGATGGTGGTAAGTTAGATGTTTACAATCATTGTGACGGAGCTAACAGAGTAAAGGAAGGATTTAATACAACAGAGTCTGAGGGAAAGCCAATTGATCTTTAAAGAGATGAAGTAATAATTGTAAACTGAAAGATATGTAGTGCCAAAATCGTTACTGTGACTTTGCATGTTAACATTTGACAGAATTATTCAGTTTAAACTTGGAGTAACAATATTTgtaaaatagtaatagaaatgtagctgtgttagtctggtgtagctgaagcaaaatacaggactatgtagcactttaaagactaacaagatggtttattaggtgatgagctttcgtgggccagacccacttcgtcagatcaaatagtggaagaaaatagtcacaaccatatataccaaaggatacaatttaaaaaaaatgaacacacatgaaaaggacaaatcaaatttcagaacagaagggggatgggggggaggtgaatgtctgtgggctaatgatattagaggtgataattggggaagctatctttgtaatgggtaagataactagatcctttgtttagactcagatatagagtgtcgaattttagcatgaatgacacctctaagttagaaatgtcattcttgatgtttttctgtttcttgtataaaatacttatcaggtgttataaaggactgaaagtgaacaatccattaagatcaacatactgtactgactacagtgaaagactctgcctcacactatccacgAAATTAAGGAATCACCTGGTTGTGActattcttccactatttgatctgaggaagtgggtctggcccacgaaagctcatcatctaataaaccatcttgttagtctttaaagtgctacatagtccaatATTTGTAAAAAACCTCTAATCTGAAGCACCCTGATTTCTGTATGCAGAACTCTAAGGATTTGCTTTCAAGTGCCTCAGAAATCAGATTTGCAGGGGCACACTAGACTGCTGGATGTTCgacagtgtgtctagactacagggttttgttgacaaaagttcacttttgtcaacaaaactataccttcgtctagactaccaccgagttctgtcgacataacatcaacagatctcagcagttttgtcgacggcggtaaacctcattctacgaggaataacaccttttgttgacagatttctgtcgacagaaggtgctattgcatctacactgtcctttgcgtctacactctcatgtccacaaagcggcttgctttgtcgacagaactggatgtagtctagacgctctttgtcgacagaagctttgtcaacagcatCTGCCGACaaaacctctgtcgacaaaagcctgtcgtctagacatacccttagagtttggGGGCACCCCACTACTATTCCCTAAACTACAAGTCCCAAAAGTTAGGGGGCATCTGAAAGTACTGATTTGGACATCTGAAAGTACAGATTTGGTTGAAACCACTTCAGAAATGGCTCCCTGGGAGACTGAATTTTAGTTCAGTTCACATCCGGGGATGAATGGTTTTAAATGTGAAGCTACTAACTTGGATGGcagaggaaatacaaatgagaTGATTGTAAGGACCTAAACACTAAATTACATGCACTTAAGTGGTCTCTCCACATAAAGAGGATGCTGAATGTTTTGGGTACGTGGGATGTGAAGGTGTCCCACGGGGGCTATGTCGACATTCtgaaggtttggcaacaaaagtgctgttgacatgtaaaagtcaccaaggctatgtctacactgcaaggtttttgcacaaaaccccttggagcatccacacctcaaatgcacttttacGCAAGTAAATCAACTGTAAAACGGCAGAAGAGCGGGCTTTTTCCtgcgtaggtaaacctccttttacaaggcataactccttttagcgctacagctattgcacaaaaaggcaagtgtggatgctccagaggggtttcttgtgcaagaaatccctacggaaaaaagcacaggtgctctgaaggccattctgtgaatggttatcagagctttcttggacaagagcgtccatgcagtgtggacaatgtgctcttgtgcaagaagtttttgcgcaaaaactcctgcgcaaaaggcttcttgcgcaagaagcatgtagtgtagccatagcactaaagtgaaaaccagtcaaaccagtttttctgcttcCCACTGTCGACAACTCATGGCCACATGGCTAGAACCCTGcggacagacagagcaaagcactgtgggtaagcatcccacagtgcagtgttgtgggaaggcagagctgatccctgcacttcttgggattccctcctagCTCCGTgaactctctgtgctgaggaatgtcaaagcagcacagctttttctccagtcctcctcctgcagcagcagaacaggagcactccaatggtttgttttttgtttgttccccaaacggagcagctcactcagttgtcagatacttcctggggCTTTGACTGGGGTGGGGCCACAtgtctgcagagcagcagagatcacaaaacactgagtagAGCCATCAGGCcaagcattgtgggatactgggggaaggcagttctctcaacaaaacaaacagcagagtccacattggttctttgtcaacaataaagggaggggaaaagacaaaagtctctcgcaggggtggaagttttttgacgccaaaactgggtgtttttcccgaaAAAAGTCACAGTGCAatgtaaatgctctcactgttttgttgccaaaaggcaggttttggcgccaaaacttgccagtgtagacaaggcctgagctACACTTCCCCTGCAAATAGGAGATAGCCTCATACTAGTTACAATGACACCGGTGACTCAGTCAGGCTTATCCATACccaacaggttccctgccctctCACTACCCACATAATGCGTTATTGGCTTCTGAACAGTCTTTTTTCCGATGAAACATCAGGGTCCCAACAGAGCGAGTGAAAAAACATGAATGAAAATGtgattttactttgtttaaagtGATTTTACATTCTTAAGATTGTTTCAGTCTCATTGATTTCACTTGGCTGGTACCCGGTGACTGGGAACATGGGCGGGATCATTGAAGAACATGTGCCAAAAGTGTACAGGGCAGGAAATGGAGGACCAGACCTGAGCTCCTGTGACATATTGCATAGGTTAGTTAATAGTTGCAGGAAGCCATGGGCTTCAGCAGCTTGCCTTAGGGTCTTTGAATTAGCCAATGAATGTCTCAAACCACATGCTGGCAATTGAGGTATATTATTAATTAGGTAGCAGCCACTGCACTCATCACCGTTCCCCTGCATAATCACTGCCCCATGGAAACCTAGTCCCGGCCCTGAAATGATTCACGGAGGGGCATTGAGCAAGTGATACCCAACGGGTGAATGGGGGCTCATTTCAGTGGAATCTGCACTGGGCATTATGTCTCAAGAGACCCCTCCATTTGTGTTGGGAAAGACTAGAGAAGTCCTGACAAGTAAAATTAGACCAGGCTATTTAATTACCTCTGGAACCACCTGGGTGGTTTTCCCCCCTCTTGATGTTTCTTACATGTTTAACGTTCCTGTAACCTATGATCATGggcattttttaaattgcagGCCGACGGAGCATCGCTCGACTCTGTTTATATGATAGGAATTAGTCTTGGAGCGCATATCGCTGGGTTTGTGGGACAGATGTATGATGGCAAACTTGGGAGAATCACAGGTAAGCCCCTCTCCCAATCTCTGTGCTctgccttgggcaaatcacttctgtcctctgcctcagtttgcctatATGCTGAATAATACTTTCCATAGTGAGCTCCTGGGAATGCTGTGAAGGTTAGTGAGCGAGTGCCGGGCCTATGTTCTGAACACACAGAAAGCACAACTTTACTGCTGGGCCTTATGCAACAGCATCAGGTGCAAGGACGCTACTCGGAGATGCTGAGTAATTTCTGCTGAGCTGTGCCCAGAGTCCTAGGGGAGCCAATGGAGGTTACTCAGTTAGAGCCAAACTGCAAAGCATGGGGAAGCCATTTCCTAAACAGGTGAATATTCCAATACTTAGATTTACCAAGCCAGCACAAAATAGCCTCTGAGTCTTATCTTTGTATGTTATGTTTCTACAATACCTCACTAGTTACCCAGAAGCCAGCAACACACCCCAACCATAGACCTCTGCCCATACACCCAACTCACATAAAGTTCTACCAGTCCCAAGAGATTGGACACTTGACCTCCCAGGTCAGTTTCAGATCttactccacacacacacccctacagccaattcttattaactaaactctattaaaaagaaaagagagcgAGCGAGTACTGGCTCAAAGATCAACGGACACACAAGACAGGAGCACAGTTCTGAGAGCAGCTTCACAGTAACGTTGAGGAGCTTTGTAGTTGCAAAGCGTCCTTACAGGAGTAGtctataggggtgtgtctagactacatgcctccttcgacggaggcatgtagattagccagatcggaagagggaaatgaagccgcgattaaaataatcgcggcttcatttaaatttaaatggctgccccgatctgccgatcagctgtttgtcggcagatcggggcagtctggacgcgatgccccgacaaagaagcctttcttcatcggcacaggtaagcctcgtgaaaccaggcttacctgtgccgacgaagaaaggcttctttgtcggggcatcgcgtccagactgccccgatctgccgacaaacagctgatcggcagatcggggcagccatttaaatttaaatgaagccgcgattattttaatcgcggcttcatttccctcttccgatctggctaatctacatgcctccgtcgaaggaggcatgtagtctagacacaccctaggttatAGGCCTGTGTCTGTGTTCAGCCCCctgacaatacaggcagtccccgggttacatggatccgacttacatcggatccctacttacaaatggggtgaggcaaccccgcactagctgcttccccccagcagaccagggagacgtgaagctagcgcccctccccccccagcagaccagggagacgcggagcggcttttctcagcagacacctcagcttgagaataaaggactgagggaagtgaggtgtgggagaataaaactgagctctggagaaatgtttggctagagtttcccctacagtatgtaccattccgacttacatacaaattcaacttaagaacaaacctacagtccctatcttgtacataacccggggactgcctgtacacatgcAAACCAACACACACATTACCTCCCAGTAAGTCCCCGAAAGCTGGATTGGGGTCATTTGTCCAGCAGGAGGCTTAACCCTTTCTAGGCCAGGTGTCACACTAGCCCCCAGAGCAGACGTGCTGAGCCCTCAGCTACGTGCCAGGAAAAGTAGAAGCCTGGGCACCCTCTGAAGCAGAAGAAACTCCGAGTAGGGACAGCGCGCTCTTGAGGGGGATCCCTGGCAACCTATGCTCAGCACGAGGGGCCTCAAATGGAGGTTTCTCTTTTGTGCTTCACTAGGACGGAGGGAAAACTCTCCCCGTGTGCGTGTTCTCAGGCCCACCCCGGTATGTGAGCGCGCTGTGCCCGGTGGGATGGGAGGCGGGCACTGCCCATTCCCAGGGATAGATACCGAGAATCATTGAAACAATCATGCCAAGCTCCTCACTTTGCATTTCAGGTCTTGACCCCGCAGGTCCCTTATTTAACGGGAAGCCCCTGGAGGAAAGGCTAGACCCTACTGATGCCCAGTTTGTGGACGTCATTCATTCTGATATTGACGGTAAGACTTCATTTCTTCCCTCCCTGCATTTCATTAGAGGGACGCCCGGGAACTGACCTGGACAGCAGGATGGAGAAGGCTATGGGGGACAATACCTGGGCACCTCTCTCGTTGCCTGGAGCTCTGTGCCTGTGCGGGGCTGTGACCTAACTCCGATCATCGGGTgaggccaggctgggagaggggtcctgttCTGCACAGCTCAGAAAGTGGGTCACT is from Pelodiscus sinensis isolate JC-2024 chromosome 10, ASM4963464v1, whole genome shotgun sequence and encodes:
- the LIPH gene encoding lipase member H isoform X2, whose product is MLKLYFFFISLVGGVRAGAEEACPAFTGLGISSALIGTDLRVKLMLYTRQNQDCAETLTSTGSKYLNVTKKTILIVHGYRPTGSPPVWIQETVQLLLSAEDINIIIVDWNRGATTLLYHRASSNTKKVAEFLKTVIDQMVADGASLDSVYMIGISLGAHIAGFVGQMYDGKLGRITGLDPAGPLFNGKPLEERLDPTDAQFVDVIHSDIDALGYRDALGHIDFYANGGTDQPGCPQTIFSGSQYFKCDHQRSVFLYLASLRKSCNITAYPCDTYRDYRNGKCASCEAFQPMPCPVLGYYADKWKSYLTLKNPPVTKVFFDTSEEKPFCLYHYFADIITWNKNIRRGFLIIKLTDQAGNTAQSTVNHCNFPTVQPS